From the genome of Gracilimonas sp., one region includes:
- a CDS encoding TlpA disulfide reductase family protein, translating into MKSAIISFILIFVSFSFSGDKILVDATADQIMAKVAEYEGEKPVLMNFWATWCAPCIEEFPYLMELNEKYEGQFKLILVSGDFREARDEAEVFLKKQGVDFETYFKVGKDNEFITTISNKWTGALPFTIVYNKEGNVTASWEGKAELETFESEIVNVINED; encoded by the coding sequence ATGAAATCAGCAATAATCAGTTTCATACTAATATTTGTGAGCTTTTCATTTTCCGGTGATAAGATTTTGGTAGATGCTACTGCTGATCAGATTATGGCAAAAGTAGCAGAATATGAAGGGGAGAAGCCAGTTTTAATGAATTTTTGGGCAACCTGGTGTGCTCCCTGTATAGAGGAATTTCCATACTTGATGGAATTAAATGAAAAATATGAAGGACAGTTTAAGCTTATTTTAGTTTCTGGTGATTTCAGGGAAGCAAGGGATGAAGCAGAAGTGTTTCTCAAGAAACAAGGTGTTGATTTCGAAACGTACTTCAAGGTTGGAAAAGATAATGAATTCATCACCACCATTTCTAATAAATGGACGGGTGCACTTCCATTCACCATTGTGTATAATAAGGAAGGAAACGTAACGGCCTCATGGGAGGGTAAAGCGGAATTAGAGACGTTTGAATCTGAAATAGTTAATGTTATAAACGAGGATTAA
- a CDS encoding MGMT family protein translates to MSSKKTSDFYERVYDVVSQIPKGKVTSYGAIAGYIGVQSGARMVGYAMNNYRSYNLGYELPAHRVLNRLGQLTGRAHFEGDTMRERLIQEGVQFKEEYTVDIEKHFWNPTELNKES, encoded by the coding sequence TTGAGTTCAAAAAAGACCAGCGATTTTTATGAAAGGGTATATGATGTGGTATCTCAGATACCCAAGGGCAAAGTTACATCCTATGGAGCCATAGCAGGTTATATCGGGGTTCAGTCGGGAGCCCGGATGGTTGGGTATGCCATGAACAATTACCGTAGCTATAATTTAGGCTATGAATTACCGGCACACCGGGTTTTGAATAGACTGGGACAACTTACAGGTCGAGCACACTTTGAAGGAGACACCATGAGGGAACGTCTGATACAAGAAGGCGTTCAATTTAAAGAAGAATACACCGTTGATATAGAAAAGCATTTTTGGAATCCTACAGAACTTAATAAAGAGTCATGA
- a CDS encoding DUF2520 domain-containing protein has product MEKPRITIIGLGSVGTAFLNVLSEAGYQVLSVYNRSEIDPDLIKKFPNTIFTKGLPKESGELGDIIFITVSDDAIESISEALSESLAALNGKIVAHCSGAHSSVVLSSMQKKGVSVASFHPMKAITPKTNSFEGTWFDVEGEEEAMLKLEKIADNLKAHSFRVEPKAKPLLHASAVVASNYLVVLAELVSKISSLGNVPEETALKAITPLMENTLQNVKELGVTEALTGPIARGDLKTVKQHIESLKKAPELLSLYRTLGIEAVKIAVRKTGDSNSLEEIRKLLS; this is encoded by the coding sequence ATGGAAAAGCCCCGCATTACCATAATAGGATTGGGAAGTGTGGGTACAGCATTTCTAAATGTGCTTTCAGAAGCTGGTTACCAGGTTTTATCTGTTTATAACCGTTCTGAAATTGATCCCGATCTTATTAAGAAATTTCCGAATACCATTTTTACCAAAGGACTGCCAAAGGAATCCGGAGAACTTGGGGATATCATTTTTATTACCGTATCAGATGATGCCATTGAATCCATATCAGAGGCTTTATCAGAAAGTCTGGCTGCATTAAATGGAAAAATTGTTGCTCATTGTTCAGGAGCACATTCCTCTGTGGTGCTATCTTCAATGCAAAAAAAAGGTGTTTCAGTAGCTTCTTTTCATCCTATGAAAGCCATCACTCCAAAAACGAATTCCTTTGAAGGTACTTGGTTTGATGTGGAAGGAGAAGAAGAGGCCATGCTCAAACTTGAAAAGATAGCTGATAATTTAAAAGCCCATTCTTTTCGGGTTGAACCGAAAGCCAAACCTTTGCTCCATGCCTCGGCTGTTGTGGCATCCAATTATTTAGTAGTTCTTGCTGAGTTGGTTTCAAAAATATCATCTCTGGGTAATGTACCGGAAGAAACAGCCCTGAAAGCAATTACTCCCTTAATGGAAAATACTCTTCAGAACGTTAAAGAATTAGGTGTTACAGAAGCTCTCACAGGACCTATAGCAAGAGGTGATCTAAAAACGGTAAAACAGCACATCGAAAGTTTGAAAAAAGCTCCTGAACTGCTTTCTTTGTATAGAACATTAGGAATTGAGGCCGTTAAAATAGCCGTGCGAAAAACCGGTGATTCCAATTCTCTTGAAGAAATAAGAAAGTTACTGTCTTGA
- the amrB gene encoding AmmeMemoRadiSam system protein B, whose protein sequence is MDVQSLTQQQIQEHIKNAKHLNTNSEHVRMLFVPNNIGEHNFGELCTTYKTVVNQKFDTVVVIESYTGHLKKKLAMPSNRVFETRFGEVPVNDFLRNEFCDEEDDFFIADEGYSEEMSLFTQLPILQACFTDFEVVSLQIGDYDPAIIRELAYTLDELLLNRNALIVYCCDVPASNPEELEKLRSLVVNNKESGLMHYLNSNEKTVKGARAFMSGILVARSWGYDVEFLDHIESASHICGYAKRTEPQMV, encoded by the coding sequence ATGGATGTTCAAAGTCTAACACAGCAGCAGATTCAGGAACACATTAAAAATGCTAAACACTTAAACACCAATTCCGAACATGTTCGGATGCTTTTTGTGCCCAATAATATTGGTGAGCATAACTTCGGGGAACTGTGTACAACTTATAAAACCGTGGTAAATCAAAAGTTTGATACGGTTGTAGTAATTGAATCATATACGGGGCATTTGAAAAAAAAGCTGGCCATGCCTTCCAATCGGGTATTCGAAACCCGCTTTGGTGAAGTACCCGTTAATGATTTCCTGAGAAATGAATTCTGTGATGAAGAAGACGACTTTTTTATTGCTGATGAAGGTTACAGTGAAGAAATGAGCCTGTTTACCCAACTTCCGATCTTACAAGCTTGTTTTACAGATTTTGAAGTAGTAAGCCTGCAGATTGGTGATTATGATCCGGCGATTATTCGTGAATTAGCCTATACACTGGACGAACTTTTACTTAACAGAAACGCACTCATTGTTTATTGTTGTGATGTTCCCGCTTCAAATCCTGAAGAATTGGAGAAGCTGCGTTCGCTGGTAGTCAACAACAAGGAATCAGGTCTTATGCATTATCTGAATAGCAACGAGAAGACGGTGAAAGGAGCTCGCGCTTTTATGAGCGGAATTCTGGTTGCACGCTCCTGGGGATATGATGTGGAATTCCTGGATCATATTGAATCCGCCTCCCACATTTGTGGATATGCCAAAAGAACTGAACCTCAAATGGTCTGA
- a CDS encoding 4'-phosphopantetheinyl transferase superfamily protein, producing the protein MKRLETKHIDLWPDDVILGEAEINAAGSLDILTEDERKEYESFSSNNRKAEYVTARRLFRHLLNDLNISSDQVDLVKEELGKPYARHGKELIYLSFTHSTSKVYCALSVSKNIGLDVEHVDRQINEAVVHRILNEQERESLAAEKPVKLWTIKEAAVKCLGTGLRTNLNELTIIKNQKNRFSVRFNNDKLFEICSFRVTNHQIALAYQSKHI; encoded by the coding sequence ATGAAAAGATTAGAAACTAAGCACATCGATTTATGGCCGGATGATGTAATTCTTGGAGAAGCGGAAATTAATGCTGCTGGCTCGTTAGATATCCTCACAGAAGACGAGCGAAAAGAATATGAAAGTTTTTCTAGCAACAATCGTAAGGCTGAATATGTAACAGCCAGACGTTTATTCAGACATCTGTTAAACGATTTAAACATATCATCTGACCAAGTAGATTTGGTGAAAGAAGAACTCGGGAAACCTTACGCCCGCCATGGAAAGGAGCTAATCTATCTGAGTTTTACACATTCCACAAGTAAAGTATATTGTGCGCTTTCTGTTTCAAAAAATATAGGCCTTGATGTTGAACATGTTGACCGGCAAATAAATGAGGCGGTGGTGCACAGAATTCTTAATGAGCAGGAGAGAGAGAGCCTGGCTGCAGAAAAACCAGTAAAGCTTTGGACGATTAAAGAAGCTGCCGTAAAATGTTTGGGAACAGGGCTTAGAACAAATCTTAATGAACTCACCATTATAAAAAATCAAAAAAACCGCTTTTCTGTAAGATTTAACAATGATAAATTATTTGAAATTTGTAGTTTCAGGGTAACAAACCATCAGATAGCATTAGCTTATCAAAGCAAACATATTTGA
- a CDS encoding energy transducer TonB, giving the protein MLKFWPIEPNAVKEYTDTFAEEVVYIENSIVTRQTSAPAAPPKPRVPVPVPNDEIIETEVNFPDMDDLLSKYEAEGEEGFSETQGEGEFVGSPDQAVGLVRIVEPTVPEAAKQANIKARVLVTFLVGINGQVEDYYISEIRVFDKDGNYEVVNQIGYGIMEAVLQAAGKWRFTPARDNGRPVKTYVQNSFNIGF; this is encoded by the coding sequence ATGCTCAAATTTTGGCCCATTGAACCTAATGCTGTCAAAGAATATACTGACACTTTTGCTGAAGAAGTGGTTTATATCGAGAATTCCATTGTGACCCGCCAAACATCTGCCCCGGCTGCACCTCCAAAACCGAGAGTTCCTGTACCTGTTCCAAACGATGAAATTATAGAAACAGAAGTCAATTTCCCCGACATGGATGACCTGCTTTCTAAATATGAGGCTGAAGGGGAAGAAGGTTTTTCTGAAACTCAGGGAGAAGGAGAGTTTGTAGGAAGCCCGGATCAGGCTGTTGGTTTGGTGCGAATAGTAGAACCAACTGTTCCTGAAGCTGCCAAGCAAGCAAATATCAAAGCCCGGGTGCTGGTTACTTTTCTAGTGGGTATAAATGGACAGGTAGAGGATTATTACATCTCAGAAATCCGTGTTTTCGACAAAGATGGAAATTATGAAGTTGTAAATCAGATTGGATACGGCATCATGGAAGCGGTACTTCAGGCTGCAGGGAAATGGCGATTTACCCCAGCCAGGGATAATGGAAGGCCCGTAAAAACGTATGTTCAAAATAGTTTTAATATTGGTTTCTAA
- a CDS encoding lysophospholipid acyltransferase family protein: MRRLFSIWVFSYFTLLFLVFFVIILAVFLVTFPFDKYRKAPNFTLSLMARCMMKASFGWKMEFEGTEKYDPSEPTIFVSNHQSFLDMAFIYHLPWKMKWVSKKSLTYIPVMGWLVWLTGHLTINRSSKTALKKLDNLIEPLRDLVPVMIFPEGTRTMDGELKPFKNGPFLLSKEYGFKLQPMVIDGGFDAMPSGSKNLNPSATFKLKVLGAIDPAEFEDMKELKDHTRELMKQHLTELRRT, translated from the coding sequence ATGAGACGGCTATTCAGTATTTGGGTGTTTAGCTATTTCACCCTGCTTTTTCTCGTATTCTTTGTGATTATACTGGCCGTCTTTCTGGTTACTTTTCCTTTCGACAAGTATCGGAAGGCTCCAAATTTTACACTTTCTTTAATGGCGAGATGCATGATGAAAGCCAGTTTTGGGTGGAAAATGGAGTTCGAAGGAACCGAAAAATACGATCCATCAGAACCAACCATCTTTGTTTCAAACCACCAGAGCTTTCTGGATATGGCATTTATTTACCATTTGCCATGGAAAATGAAATGGGTTTCAAAGAAAAGCCTCACCTATATTCCGGTTATGGGCTGGCTGGTGTGGCTAACCGGACATCTAACCATAAACCGCTCCAGTAAAACAGCACTTAAAAAACTGGATAATTTGATTGAGCCATTAAGAGATCTGGTTCCGGTAATGATTTTTCCGGAAGGAACACGCACAATGGATGGTGAACTAAAACCGTTCAAAAATGGGCCATTCCTTCTTTCTAAAGAATATGGCTTTAAGTTACAGCCAATGGTAATCGATGGTGGCTTTGACGCAATGCCGTCTGGTTCAAAAAACCTGAATCCTAGCGCCACATTCAAGCTGAAAGTTCTCGGTGCCATTGATCCGGCTGAATTTGAAGATATGAAAGAGCTCAAGGACCATACCCGGGAACTCATGAAACAACACTTAACAGAATTAAGACGCACTTGA
- the murQ gene encoding N-acetylmuramic acid 6-phosphate etherase: protein MKSKEEKKKLFKKLENLATEKRNSSTLEIDLASAGEIARLINAEDQKVAHQVEKKLDVIADVIELVSDAFQMGGRLLYFGAGTSGRLGVLDAAECPPTFGVSPEKVEGFIAGGKDAMYVAQEGAEDSEEIGAQAVDGANVAPPDVVCGLAASGRTPYVHGAIKEASRRGCKTILVTTVPADQIELDVDYLIDVPVGPEVIMGSTRMKSGTAQKMVLNMITTGAMIRQGKIYENVMVDLMLTNEKLVERAKRILMIFSDVDYDTAETLLDQTGGHVKTALLMALGNMGVNEAKNLLSENGGFVRKALLNINK, encoded by the coding sequence TTGAAATCTAAAGAAGAGAAAAAGAAGCTTTTTAAGAAACTAGAAAATTTAGCAACGGAGAAAAGAAATTCATCAACACTTGAAATAGACTTAGCTTCAGCAGGCGAAATTGCAAGACTCATAAATGCGGAAGACCAGAAAGTAGCCCACCAGGTTGAAAAAAAACTGGATGTAATAGCTGATGTTATTGAATTGGTAAGTGATGCCTTTCAGATGGGGGGTAGACTGCTTTATTTTGGAGCAGGAACAAGTGGCAGGCTTGGAGTGCTTGATGCAGCTGAGTGCCCGCCTACATTTGGAGTTTCTCCTGAAAAGGTGGAGGGATTTATAGCGGGTGGCAAAGACGCTATGTATGTAGCCCAGGAAGGAGCTGAGGATTCAGAAGAAATAGGAGCTCAGGCTGTTGATGGTGCTAACGTTGCTCCGCCAGATGTAGTTTGTGGTTTGGCTGCCAGCGGCCGAACGCCTTATGTGCATGGAGCTATTAAAGAAGCATCCAGGCGAGGCTGTAAAACCATTTTAGTAACTACAGTTCCGGCTGATCAAATTGAACTGGATGTTGATTATTTGATTGATGTACCTGTAGGGCCAGAAGTTATTATGGGAAGCACCCGTATGAAAAGCGGAACTGCCCAAAAAATGGTGTTGAATATGATTACAACAGGAGCCATGATTCGTCAGGGTAAGATCTATGAAAACGTAATGGTAGATCTGATGTTGACAAATGAAAAGCTTGTAGAAAGAGCGAAGCGGATTCTGATGATATTTTCTGATGTTGATTACGATACCGCAGAAACACTTTTAGACCAAACGGGTGGACATGTCAAAACTGCTTTGCTTATGGCCTTGGGAAATATGGGGGTGAACGAAGCAAAAAATCTGCTAAGTGAGAATGGTGGTTTTGTGAGAAAAGCACTTTTAAATATTAATAAATAA
- the accC gene encoding acetyl-CoA carboxylase biotin carboxylase subunit, translated as MAEIKKVLIANRGEIALRVIHTCKELGIKTVAVYSRPDAHSPHVLHADESVFIGEAASSESYLVIDKIIDAVKQTGADAVHPGYGFLSENAAFAKRCKKENIIFIGPEPKAIRLMGDKTEARELVTKAGIPTPPGLKSELKDIEEARSVADDIGYPILVKAAAGGGGKGMRIVHKKEEFEASIKAAKSEARNAFGDDRIYIEKYLEEPRHVEFQIMADTQGNVLHVYDRECSIQRRHQKVIEEAPCALLTDELRANMAKAAIEAAKAVDYVGAGTIEFLVDKHLNFYFLEMNTRLQVEHPVTEMITGVDLVALQILVAEGKELPIKQEDLSINGHAIECRIYAEDPTENFLPSTGLLKKHRVPTGSGIRVDAGVEEGQQITINYDPMISKLSVHGPDREAARKRMLRALNEYEIAGCRTTIPFCEFTLRHPAFIEAKYDTHFVKDHFKPEEMQEKLPADDIALAASLLKQNNQSQPETEALLENGVGESTLWWKNRKGQQ; from the coding sequence ATGGCGGAAATTAAGAAAGTACTCATAGCTAACCGAGGAGAGATTGCACTTCGGGTTATTCATACTTGTAAGGAGCTCGGAATAAAAACAGTGGCGGTTTATTCTCGTCCTGATGCCCACTCACCTCATGTACTTCATGCAGATGAATCTGTATTTATTGGAGAAGCTGCTTCTTCCGAGAGTTATCTGGTGATTGATAAAATCATTGATGCAGTAAAACAAACCGGAGCTGATGCAGTACATCCCGGATACGGTTTTTTGAGTGAAAACGCAGCTTTTGCCAAACGCTGTAAGAAAGAGAATATCATATTTATTGGGCCAGAGCCAAAAGCGATCCGCCTGATGGGGGATAAAACCGAAGCACGGGAATTGGTCACTAAAGCTGGAATCCCAACACCTCCGGGACTTAAAAGCGAGCTGAAAGATATTGAAGAAGCAAGAAGTGTAGCAGATGATATAGGTTATCCTATCTTGGTAAAAGCTGCAGCCGGGGGTGGTGGTAAAGGGATGCGTATCGTTCACAAAAAAGAAGAATTCGAAGCCAGCATCAAAGCGGCAAAATCAGAAGCCAGAAATGCTTTCGGGGATGATCGTATTTACATTGAGAAATACCTTGAAGAACCCCGGCACGTTGAGTTTCAGATTATGGCTGATACGCAAGGAAACGTATTACATGTTTATGACCGGGAATGCTCAATTCAGCGACGGCACCAGAAGGTGATAGAGGAAGCCCCTTGTGCTCTATTAACGGATGAACTGAGAGCAAATATGGCTAAAGCAGCTATTGAAGCCGCAAAAGCGGTCGATTACGTAGGAGCCGGAACGATTGAATTCCTCGTAGATAAACATCTGAATTTCTACTTCCTCGAAATGAATACCCGTTTACAGGTAGAACATCCCGTAACAGAGATGATCACAGGTGTAGATTTGGTAGCACTCCAGATTTTAGTTGCTGAAGGAAAAGAGTTACCAATCAAACAGGAGGATTTATCAATAAACGGACATGCCATTGAGTGCAGGATTTACGCTGAAGATCCAACTGAAAACTTCTTGCCAAGTACCGGACTTCTGAAAAAACACCGAGTGCCAACCGGTTCGGGTATTCGGGTTGATGCCGGAGTGGAAGAGGGGCAGCAGATTACCATTAATTATGACCCCATGATCTCCAAACTCAGTGTACACGGTCCGGACAGAGAGGCAGCACGCAAGAGGATGCTACGGGCTTTGAATGAGTATGAAATAGCAGGTTGCAGAACCACGATCCCATTTTGTGAATTTACCCTAAGGCACCCGGCTTTTATCGAGGCAAAATATGATACCCATTTCGTTAAAGATCATTTTAAACCTGAAGAAATGCAGGAAAAGTTGCCCGCTGATGATATTGCACTTGCGGCATCGTTACTGAAACAGAATAATCAATCACAACCAGAGACTGAAGCTTTGTTGGAAAACGGAGTTGGAGAATCAACACTTTGGTGGAAAAACAGAAAAGGACAGCAGTAA
- a CDS encoding squalene/phytoene synthase family protein → MIMITNILRLPYYVFRPLYERTSFHKSVIEDLQDEQLKEAYSHCRHITKKHAKTFYMATRFLPNEKQRGIFAIYGLCRYLDDLVDEAEDLIHNKKITIDQVDERLEMFKQRLIDVYDGRIVDDPILTAFSDTLKKYKISMELPFLLMDGVKTDLVKSRFRNFEEVYDYSYKVASVVGLMTSEVFGYVDSKALDYAVDLGIAMQLTNILRDVGEDLRRGRIYIPQNELKTFGITESELFSYTLDEKFRSLMEFQIKRAREYYSKADLGISLLSSDSRLPVYLARHNYGRILDKIEENNYNVFDHRAYLNYTEKLSILPRAFLDLNTAS, encoded by the coding sequence ATGATTATGATTACGAATATTCTACGTCTGCCATACTATGTATTTCGCCCGCTGTACGAACGTACTTCCTTTCATAAGTCTGTGATTGAGGATTTACAGGATGAACAGCTAAAGGAAGCTTACTCTCATTGCCGGCATATAACAAAGAAGCATGCCAAGACTTTTTATATGGCTACACGCTTTCTTCCCAACGAAAAGCAGCGGGGTATTTTCGCTATTTACGGATTATGCAGATACCTGGATGATTTAGTAGACGAAGCAGAGGATCTCATTCACAATAAAAAAATTACAATTGATCAGGTAGATGAAAGGCTTGAGATGTTTAAGCAACGTCTTATTGATGTATATGATGGGCGTATTGTTGATGATCCAATTCTTACTGCCTTTTCCGATACCCTAAAAAAATATAAGATCTCGATGGAATTGCCATTCTTGCTGATGGATGGCGTTAAGACCGACTTGGTTAAAAGCAGGTTCAGAAATTTTGAAGAGGTTTACGACTACTCTTATAAAGTAGCTTCTGTGGTAGGGTTGATGACCAGCGAGGTGTTCGGCTACGTAGATAGTAAAGCTCTGGATTACGCTGTTGATCTGGGTATTGCCATGCAGTTGACAAATATTTTGCGGGATGTAGGAGAAGACTTACGTCGCGGACGGATTTATATACCACAAAATGAGCTCAAAACTTTTGGAATCACTGAAAGTGAATTGTTTTCCTATACTCTGGATGAAAAGTTCAGGAGCTTAATGGAGTTCCAGATTAAGAGGGCAAGGGAGTATTATTCAAAAGCTGATCTGGGAATTTCTCTGCTATCAAGTGATAGCAGGTTGCCGGTTTATCTGGCCAGACACAACTACGGCCGCATTCTTGATAAGATTGAAGAGAATAATTACAACGTTTTCGATCACAGAGCTTATCTCAATTACACGGAAAAACTTTCGATTTTGCCCCGTGCTTTTCTGGATTTAAATACAGCCAGTTAA
- a CDS encoding LacI family DNA-binding transcriptional regulator produces MNKKVTIYEVAKRAEVAISTVSRVLNGSENVSKVTKEKVEKAIKELNFRPQVSARKLASKEPQMLAIAVPSFTTPYFNEVLKGVKDEIKKMDLDIIMYNTGSKQPEEAVQNFFDRGTADAVILLSIDVSDTVHELIQATQTPAVLVNASHPSYNYFMLNDYQGGYLAGEHLVKQGFEEIGMITSVIESRASLQRIQGFKDALKNYKMKIDNALFISGDSTKHGGFTEESGFEAIYKFDKLGRFPEAIFCSNDTQAVGAIYALSKLGMKVPDDIAIMGYDNIKLSKYLELTTIDQKMYTIGVQATKRLAEIITKPNDELYQTTINPVLVQRGSTENKKAK; encoded by the coding sequence ATGAATAAGAAAGTGACAATTTATGAGGTTGCGAAGCGAGCTGAGGTTGCAATCTCTACGGTTTCCAGGGTACTTAACGGATCAGAGAATGTATCGAAGGTAACAAAAGAGAAAGTTGAGAAAGCGATTAAGGAACTTAACTTCCGCCCACAGGTAAGCGCTCGTAAGCTTGCGAGTAAAGAGCCTCAGATGCTGGCCATTGCGGTTCCTTCTTTTACAACCCCCTATTTTAATGAGGTACTGAAAGGTGTAAAAGATGAAATCAAAAAAATGGATCTTGATATCATTATGTACAATACGGGCTCTAAGCAACCTGAAGAAGCTGTACAGAACTTCTTTGATCGCGGTACAGCCGATGCAGTTATTCTCTTATCCATTGATGTAAGCGATACCGTCCACGAACTTATTCAAGCTACACAAACTCCGGCTGTGCTGGTAAATGCCTCTCATCCCTCTTACAATTATTTTATGCTTAATGACTACCAGGGAGGATATCTGGCGGGTGAGCATTTGGTTAAGCAAGGGTTTGAGGAGATAGGAATGATTACCAGTGTCATCGAGTCAAGAGCTTCACTGCAGCGAATACAGGGATTTAAAGATGCACTGAAGAATTATAAGATGAAAATTGACAACGCTCTGTTTATAAGCGGAGATTCTACCAAACATGGTGGATTTACCGAAGAGTCTGGCTTTGAAGCCATCTATAAATTTGATAAGCTCGGCCGATTTCCAGAGGCTATTTTCTGTTCCAATGACACGCAGGCTGTTGGTGCTATTTATGCGCTTTCAAAACTTGGCATGAAAGTGCCTGATGATATTGCCATCATGGGATACGACAACATTAAGTTGAGTAAGTATCTGGAGCTCACCACCATCGATCAGAAGATGTATACTATCGGTGTGCAGGCTACAAAACGTCTTGCCGAAATTATCACCAAACCCAATGATGAATTGTATCAAACCACCATAAATCCGGTGCTGGTACAGCGAGGTTCAACAGAAAATAAAAAAGCTAAATAA
- a CDS encoding phosphoribosylaminoimidazolesuccinocarboxamide synthase, translating to MSSDFSTREALDNCITETNISGLPAPYKGKVREVYQLDNDKLGIVVTDRISAFDYIMKQAIPFKGQILNQLAAFSFEKVKDIVATHVIDVPHPNVTIAKKCDPVPIEVVIRGYLTGHAWRVYKSGKRELCGVKLPEGLKEHDKFPTPILTPATKAQEGHDEDISEEEILSREIVEPALWNEIKNAAFALFEQGTKVAAEQGLILVDTKYEFGLYNGELTLIDEVHTTDSSRYFYLHGYEERQAQDEGQKQLSKEFLREWLMEHDFQGLEGQTLPDLPDEFRMEVYRRYAELFEMLTGKKFEPTLEKDFNKTLEGILK from the coding sequence TTGAGTTCTGATTTTTCTACCCGCGAAGCGCTTGATAACTGCATTACGGAAACCAATATAAGCGGACTTCCTGCACCCTATAAAGGTAAAGTCCGGGAAGTATATCAGCTTGATAATGATAAGTTAGGAATTGTTGTTACTGACCGCATCTCTGCCTTTGATTATATCATGAAGCAGGCGATTCCTTTTAAAGGGCAAATCCTGAATCAACTTGCTGCTTTTTCGTTTGAAAAAGTGAAAGATATTGTTGCCACTCATGTGATTGATGTTCCCCACCCCAATGTGACTATAGCAAAGAAGTGTGACCCTGTTCCCATTGAAGTAGTTATTCGCGGCTACCTCACCGGACATGCATGGAGGGTTTATAAATCAGGAAAACGTGAGCTTTGTGGAGTGAAACTCCCCGAAGGTTTGAAAGAACACGACAAGTTCCCAACCCCTATTCTGACTCCTGCCACAAAGGCTCAGGAAGGCCATGATGAGGATATTTCTGAAGAAGAAATTCTTTCCCGGGAAATCGTGGAGCCAGCTTTATGGAATGAAATTAAAAATGCAGCCTTCGCCCTTTTTGAACAGGGAACCAAAGTTGCCGCCGAACAGGGGCTTATTCTTGTTGACACTAAATATGAGTTTGGATTATATAATGGCGAACTAACTTTGATTGATGAAGTGCACACTACCGACTCTTCCCGATATTTTTACCTGCATGGATATGAGGAACGTCAGGCTCAGGATGAAGGCCAGAAACAGTTGTCCAAAGAGTTTTTGCGGGAATGGCTGATGGAGCATGATTTTCAGGGTCTTGAAGGGCAAACTCTCCCCGATCTCCCGGATGAATTCCGGATGGAGGTATATCGCCGCTATGCCGAATTGTTTGAAATGCTCACAGGTAAAAAATTTGAACCCACCCTGGAAAAAGACTTCAACAAGACGCTGGAAGGTATCTTAAAATGA
- a CDS encoding cupin domain-containing protein has translation MTLPANLVKKFSLFDEYWTPKIVGELNDQYVKLAKLKGEFVWHSHENEDELFYIVKGELNLKFREDKEVILKEGEMYIVPAGVEHFPIAEKECWVMLIEPKSTLHTGSTQAEGTVAIEDQQWI, from the coding sequence ATGACTCTTCCGGCTAACTTAGTTAAAAAATTTAGTCTCTTTGACGAATACTGGACACCAAAAATCGTTGGTGAACTCAATGATCAGTATGTGAAACTGGCTAAACTCAAGGGAGAATTTGTTTGGCATAGCCATGAAAATGAAGACGAACTTTTCTACATCGTGAAAGGTGAACTCAACCTGAAGTTTCGTGAAGACAAAGAGGTTATTCTGAAAGAAGGCGAAATGTACATCGTGCCAGCCGGAGTTGAACACTTCCCAATTGCAGAAAAAGAATGCTGGGTGATGCTGATTGAACCAAAATCAACCCTGCACACCGGTTCAACCCAGGCAGAAGGAACCGTGGCTATTGAAGATCAGCAGTGGATTTAG